A genomic segment from Tautonia marina encodes:
- a CDS encoding S8 family serine peptidase — MSRQITLGSLEFRQSDFRAWQAAPLEAAVASFPEDESNYVVADFAGDPEARGRLMELIKQSGARVLQELPEGVVIHTTRATVGQIAAARAQNLVDFVAPIRPKDKLSDFLRKSVNALEDGELPGPLGPKLEPDEEDIRPGLEERLRRPAGAPAGNAIGVAGLDPIVPIRDETPEQTQVAIYLFRGQSTEPVVAQVHELGGKVLGAGQGEDLSLVRAQMPVARLTQIAEMPEIREIVPDAKPTLRNDVARLILNRNPPDFTPPIRGHGQVVGHADSGLDIGVNDHTLHPAFRGRVKKAFPLGRSATSDWSDFDGHGTHTAGSILGSGEFAGPAPEAQLVHQAVGDAEGGLMGIPDPLSKLFQQAYDEGARVHSNSWGIPIRDFPFLKGQYLRGLEVDTWSWNDGQPRDMLIVFAAGNDGSEGNGSVGSPATAKNALVVGASENLRPKAGPLADDRSQLATFSSLGPTDNGRVRPDVVAPGTFIASARTQGERIAFEDDIEDATGWIADQAFTLSSDQALHGDRSWYLSRTDGETYRDFLYSPAFSLPEDIPQNVEVWVRGKVEPAEALLLAIQAGNSAPRLLRGPDRVVGERSFDDWTVLTCQIPPSFLGKDNLRLLFAFVQDAAAQGEIDLHLDRVKVTTFASWAPLSTIDLAPPLEGDDIHYTLSGGTSMAAPLVAGCAALVRQSLIVGRTPVPSAELVKAILINSADAHSGPRPNNRAGWGLVNLRRALTSTSLFDDETALAEGESISYTIQVTDSAPELRTTLVWADPPGNQLQNNLNMVLITPNGEEILPVDGQGVSPDSTNNVEGIDIPSPEVGAWTLTVQADRITQGPQPFALVVSGGIAIADGEDEDVESE; from the coding sequence TTGAGTCGTCAGATCACGCTCGGCTCCCTTGAGTTTCGCCAGTCGGATTTTCGAGCCTGGCAAGCCGCCCCGCTTGAGGCTGCTGTCGCCAGCTTCCCCGAGGACGAGAGCAACTACGTCGTCGCCGACTTCGCCGGTGATCCGGAGGCTCGCGGGCGGCTGATGGAATTGATCAAGCAGTCCGGTGCCCGGGTCCTTCAGGAGTTACCCGAAGGTGTCGTTATCCACACGACCCGCGCCACCGTTGGCCAGATCGCCGCCGCCCGCGCTCAGAATTTGGTCGACTTTGTCGCGCCAATTCGGCCGAAGGATAAACTATCTGACTTCCTCCGAAAGAGCGTCAATGCCTTGGAGGATGGGGAACTGCCCGGCCCCTTAGGACCGAAACTCGAACCAGATGAGGAAGACATTCGCCCCGGCCTCGAGGAGCGGCTCCGGAGGCCGGCCGGTGCACCGGCCGGCAACGCGATCGGGGTGGCTGGCCTCGACCCGATCGTTCCCATTCGAGACGAGACCCCCGAGCAAACTCAGGTGGCAATCTACCTATTCCGAGGCCAGTCGACGGAGCCGGTCGTTGCCCAGGTGCACGAACTTGGGGGCAAAGTGCTCGGCGCCGGTCAGGGTGAGGATCTCTCGCTGGTCCGGGCGCAGATGCCGGTGGCGCGGCTCACTCAGATCGCCGAGATGCCCGAGATCCGCGAGATTGTCCCCGACGCCAAGCCAACGCTCCGGAACGACGTTGCCCGGTTGATTCTGAACAGAAATCCCCCCGACTTCACGCCACCGATTCGGGGCCACGGACAGGTCGTCGGCCACGCTGACTCCGGCCTGGACATCGGCGTCAACGACCATACCCTCCACCCCGCCTTCCGGGGACGGGTTAAGAAGGCCTTCCCCCTGGGACGCTCCGCCACGTCGGACTGGAGCGACTTCGACGGCCATGGCACCCACACCGCAGGTTCGATCCTCGGCTCCGGCGAGTTCGCCGGCCCTGCCCCCGAGGCACAACTCGTCCACCAGGCTGTCGGTGATGCGGAAGGGGGCTTGATGGGTATCCCTGACCCCCTGAGCAAGCTCTTCCAGCAGGCTTATGACGAAGGGGCTCGCGTCCACTCCAATAGCTGGGGAATCCCCATCCGAGATTTCCCGTTCCTCAAGGGGCAGTATCTCCGGGGACTGGAGGTCGACACTTGGAGCTGGAACGACGGCCAGCCCCGGGATATGTTGATCGTCTTCGCGGCCGGGAATGACGGGTCAGAGGGCAACGGTTCCGTCGGCTCGCCGGCCACGGCCAAGAACGCCTTGGTCGTCGGGGCGAGCGAGAATCTCCGGCCCAAGGCTGGCCCGCTGGCCGATGACCGCTCGCAACTGGCAACTTTCAGCTCGCTCGGGCCAACCGACAACGGGCGGGTCCGCCCCGATGTCGTCGCCCCGGGGACGTTCATCGCCTCGGCCCGGACCCAGGGAGAGCGGATCGCCTTCGAGGACGATATCGAGGACGCAACCGGCTGGATCGCCGACCAGGCCTTCACTCTCTCCTCGGACCAGGCGTTGCACGGCGACCGGAGTTGGTATCTGTCCCGTACCGACGGTGAGACCTACCGTGATTTCCTCTACTCCCCGGCCTTCAGCCTGCCGGAAGACATTCCGCAGAACGTCGAGGTCTGGGTACGGGGGAAGGTTGAGCCGGCCGAGGCCCTCTTGCTGGCCATCCAAGCCGGCAACTCGGCTCCCAGGCTTTTAAGGGGCCCGGATCGGGTCGTCGGTGAGCGGTCGTTCGACGACTGGACCGTATTGACCTGCCAAATCCCTCCCAGTTTTCTGGGCAAGGACAACCTCCGACTGCTCTTCGCCTTTGTCCAGGACGCTGCGGCCCAGGGCGAGATTGACCTTCACCTCGACCGTGTGAAGGTGACAACCTTCGCCAGCTGGGCCCCCCTGTCAACGATCGACCTTGCTCCTCCGCTGGAGGGCGATGATATTCACTACACGCTCAGCGGGGGGACGTCGATGGCCGCCCCTCTCGTAGCCGGTTGCGCAGCTCTGGTCCGGCAGTCACTCATCGTTGGCAGGACGCCGGTGCCCAGCGCCGAGCTGGTCAAGGCGATCCTCATCAACTCGGCCGACGCCCACAGCGGGCCTCGTCCCAACAACCGAGCCGGATGGGGGTTGGTCAACCTTCGTCGGGCTCTGACCTCGACCTCGCTCTTCGACGACGAGACCGCACTGGCCGAGGGTGAGTCGATCAGCTACACGATTCAGGTGACCGACTCTGCCCCCGAGCTCCGGACAACTTTGGTCTGGGCCGATCCCCCAGGGAACCAACTCCAGAACAACTTGAACATGGTCCTCATCACACCCAACGGCGAGGAGATTCTGCCGGTTGACGGCCAGGGAGTCTCCCCCGATTCGACAAACAATGTCGAGGGCATCGACATCCCGAGTCCCGAGGTCGGGGCCTGGACACTCACGGTCCAGGCGGACCGCATCACTCAGGGGCCACAGCCGTTCGCTTTAGTCGTATCCGGCGGTATCGCCATCGCCGATGGCGAGGACGAGGACGTTGAGAGCGAATAA